The Caldisericota bacterium genome window below encodes:
- the amrS gene encoding AmmeMemoRadiSam system radical SAM enzyme, whose product MEEALLYEMLSNSKVQCNLCHFRCIIPENKAGICKVRINNRGKLYTILDSYASSVQVDPIEKKPLFHFHPGTNALSLGTWGCNFRCRGCQNYDTSRFYPAEKNIKDISEEISPKKAIELAKSYGAKGIAWTYNEPTIWFEYTLETAKLAKKEGLYTVYVTNGSITKRGLDLIGPYLDAFSVDIKAFSNENYRKITPIFDWHKILDTIVYAKTKWNIHIEVVTNIIPTINDSAEEMQKLAKWIKNNLGKETPWHITRFFPYLELSHIPPTSIKKLEELHDVGLKEGLSFVYAGNILGHPYEDTYCPQCKRRVISRRGFSITENNVHNGKCDFCGKELNIIE is encoded by the coding sequence ATGGAAGAGGCACTTTTATACGAGATGCTTTCAAATAGCAAAGTGCAGTGTAATCTGTGCCATTTTCGCTGCATAATTCCTGAAAACAAAGCAGGTATTTGTAAGGTACGGATAAACAATAGAGGTAAACTTTACACAATACTTGACTCGTATGCTTCCTCTGTTCAGGTAGACCCAATTGAGAAAAAACCACTTTTCCACTTCCATCCCGGGACAAATGCACTCTCTCTTGGCACCTGGGGTTGCAACTTTCGCTGCAGAGGATGCCAAAATTACGATACTTCACGCTTTTACCCAGCAGAAAAAAACATTAAAGATATCAGTGAAGAGATTAGCCCCAAAAAAGCAATTGAACTTGCAAAATCATATGGAGCAAAAGGCATTGCATGGACATACAATGAACCTACAATCTGGTTTGAATACACGCTAGAAACAGCCAAACTTGCAAAAAAAGAAGGGCTTTACACTGTCTACGTAACAAATGGCTCCATAACAAAAAGAGGATTAGACCTAATAGGCCCGTATCTCGATGCCTTCAGCGTAGACATAAAAGCATTCTCTAACGAAAACTATAGAAAGATCACCCCAATTTTTGATTGGCATAAAATATTAGATACGATCGTCTATGCAAAAACTAAGTGGAATATTCATATCGAAGTAGTTACAAACATTATACCAACCATCAATGATAGTGCCGAAGAAATGCAAAAACTTGCAAAATGGATAAAAAATAACCTTGGCAAAGAAACACCCTGGCATATAACAAGGTTTTTCCCATATCTTGAGCTTTCCCATATTCCTCCGACTTCTATTAAAAAACTTGAAGAATTACACGATGTTGGGCTGAAAGAAGGCCTTAGCTTTGTATATGCAGGAAATATATTAGGGCATCCTTACGAAGACACATACTGCCCGCAATGCAAAAGAAGGGTTATAAGTAGGCGCGGATTTAGTATTACCGAAAACAACGTGCACAATGGTAAATGTGATTTTTGTGGAAAGGAATTAAATATCATTGAATAA
- the gltA gene encoding NADPH-dependent glutamate synthase: MKNLNKKQVPMQEQSAKERKNNFNEVPLGYSKKEALLESSRCLQCPTHPCIEGCPVHINIPNFIKAIKEDNVQLAIDIIHESDSLPAVTGRVCPQEDQCQAVCIMGKAGDPIAIGRLERYAADWDLQNRKEGKIKLPAKGKLNNKNVAIVGSGPSGLACAGDLVKKGYNVTVFEGFHKTGGVLIYGIPEFRLPKSIVQEEINMLNKLGIKITTDVLIGRTMTIPSLLKDGFSAVFIGAGAGLPSFMHIPGENLAGVYSANEFLTRVNLMKAYKFPQYDTPIKIAKRVAVIGGGNVAMDSARTALRLGAEHVSLIYRRSRKEMPARNEEILHAEEEGIDFRLLTNPIRYIGNEKGFVKSVECIKMQLGEKDKSGRRRPVPIDDSKFTLDMDQIIVAIGTTPNPIIPRTTAGLKTGRHGVIWADEDGATNIKGIFAGGDIVTGAATVITAMGAGRLAAASINKYLKGNI, encoded by the coding sequence ATGAAGAATCTTAATAAAAAACAAGTACCAATGCAAGAACAATCTGCAAAAGAAAGAAAAAACAACTTCAACGAAGTTCCTTTAGGATATTCAAAAAAAGAAGCTTTGTTAGAATCTTCACGTTGTTTACAATGCCCCACACATCCTTGTATTGAAGGTTGTCCTGTACATATAAATATACCAAACTTTATAAAAGCAATAAAAGAAGATAATGTACAACTTGCTATTGATATTATTCATGAATCCGATTCTCTTCCCGCAGTAACTGGCAGGGTATGTCCTCAGGAAGATCAATGCCAAGCTGTTTGCATAATGGGAAAAGCTGGAGATCCTATTGCAATTGGAAGACTGGAACGGTACGCAGCTGATTGGGATCTGCAAAATCGGAAGGAAGGAAAAATTAAATTACCAGCAAAAGGAAAGTTAAATAACAAAAACGTTGCTATTGTAGGATCCGGGCCTTCAGGTCTTGCTTGCGCTGGAGACCTTGTTAAAAAAGGTTATAACGTCACTGTATTTGAAGGATTCCACAAAACTGGAGGGGTACTTATTTACGGAATACCTGAATTCCGTTTACCTAAATCAATCGTCCAGGAAGAAATCAATATGTTAAACAAACTCGGCATAAAAATTACAACAGATGTACTTATTGGAAGAACAATGACTATTCCATCTCTCTTAAAAGATGGGTTTAGTGCAGTATTTATAGGAGCTGGCGCAGGATTACCAAGCTTTATGCATATTCCAGGGGAAAATCTAGCCGGGGTTTATTCAGCCAATGAATTTCTTACAAGAGTCAACTTAATGAAAGCATATAAGTTTCCACAATATGATACACCAATAAAAATAGCTAAAAGAGTTGCCGTGATTGGTGGAGGTAATGTTGCAATGGACTCAGCAAGAACCGCTCTTCGCTTAGGAGCTGAGCATGTTTCCCTTATCTATAGGCGCTCCAGAAAAGAAATGCCGGCAAGAAATGAAGAAATACTTCATGCAGAAGAAGAAGGAATAGATTTCAGACTTCTTACAAACCCTATACGCTACATTGGCAATGAAAAAGGATTTGTCAAATCTGTCGAATGCATAAAGATGCAACTTGGTGAAAAAGATAAATCCGGAAGAAGAAGACCTGTTCCTATAGATGACTCTAAGTTTACGCTGGATATGGATCAGATAATTGTAGCCATAGGAACAACACCTAATCCTATTATTCCAAGGACAACAGCAGGATTAAAAACAGGACGTCATGGAGTAATATGGGCTGACGAAGACGGAGCAACTAATATAAAAGGAATATTTGCAGGAGGAGATATCGTAACAGGTGCTGCAACAGTCATTACCGCAATGGGTGCAGGCAGATTAGCTGCAGCTTCAATTAATAAATACTTGAAAGGTAATATATAA